A single genomic interval of Polyangium spumosum harbors:
- a CDS encoding serine/threonine protein kinase has protein sequence MSDAPENLRRGRYAVVRLLGEGGQGATFEAVDKKEGQPVAIKRFRVRGAKSWKEVELAEREAKVLASLSHPGLPRYVEHFEEGGELFLVTQKIEGESLAAMQKRGATLGEGEVIRLLRDASSILDYLHRRAPPVVHRDIKPSNVLRRPDGSFVLIDFGAVRDKMKPEGGSTVVGTFGFMAPEQFQGRAMPASDVYAIGATALTMLTGRQPEDLPHKGLAIDVQAALGRSARPALVAALAAMLEPDPDKRASRLAPLLDKLGEAPEPKADKRAGKAQKKAEKAEKAGRRAERRAERWEKRQERWAREYEEHAGADTIPGPIAVLLLVGLTAAQIVVLLAIRVALPILLTMLSIVFGKALREAATMVKDAGKMAHASIERAKVTIRNRSEDPGISGPRIEVHEVGDEAAPKRVRVDVDGASDADEDERRAEEEAAEAEHEGRKQKRR, from the coding sequence ATGAGCGACGCACCGGAGAACCTGCGACGAGGTCGTTACGCGGTCGTGCGCTTGCTCGGCGAGGGCGGGCAAGGGGCGACGTTCGAGGCGGTCGACAAGAAGGAGGGCCAGCCCGTCGCCATCAAGCGATTCCGCGTGCGCGGCGCGAAGAGCTGGAAAGAGGTGGAGCTCGCCGAGCGCGAGGCCAAGGTCCTCGCGAGCCTGTCGCACCCGGGCCTGCCCCGCTACGTCGAGCACTTCGAGGAGGGCGGCGAGCTCTTCCTCGTCACCCAGAAAATCGAGGGCGAGAGCCTCGCGGCCATGCAGAAGCGCGGCGCGACGCTCGGCGAGGGCGAGGTGATCCGCTTGCTCCGCGACGCCTCGTCGATCCTCGACTACCTGCACCGCCGCGCCCCGCCCGTCGTGCACCGCGACATCAAGCCGAGCAACGTGCTCCGGAGGCCCGACGGATCGTTTGTCCTCATCGATTTCGGCGCCGTGCGCGACAAGATGAAGCCCGAGGGCGGCAGCACCGTCGTCGGCACGTTCGGGTTCATGGCGCCCGAGCAGTTCCAGGGCCGCGCGATGCCCGCGTCCGACGTGTACGCGATCGGCGCGACGGCCCTCACGATGCTCACGGGCAGGCAACCCGAGGATTTGCCGCACAAAGGCCTGGCCATCGACGTGCAAGCCGCGCTCGGTCGTTCGGCGCGCCCCGCGCTCGTGGCGGCGCTCGCGGCCATGCTCGAGCCCGACCCGGACAAACGCGCGAGCCGCCTCGCGCCGCTCCTCGACAAACTCGGCGAGGCGCCGGAGCCGAAGGCGGACAAACGCGCAGGGAAGGCCCAGAAGAAGGCCGAGAAGGCCGAGAAGGCCGGACGAAGAGCGGAGCGCAGGGCCGAGCGCTGGGAGAAGCGACAGGAGCGCTGGGCCCGCGAGTACGAGGAGCACGCGGGCGCGGACACGATCCCCGGCCCCATCGCGGTCCTCCTCCTCGTCGGCCTCACGGCGGCGCAGATCGTGGTCCTCCTGGCGATCCGCGTGGCCTTGCCCATCCTGTTGACGATGCTCTCGATCGTCTTCGGCAAGGCGCTCCGCGAGGCGGCCACCATGGTGAAGGACGCGGGCAAGATGGCGCACGCGTCGATCGAGCGCGCGAAGGTCACGATCCGCAATCGCTCCGAGGATCCAGGGATCTCGGGGCCGCGGATCGAGGTGCACGAGGTGGGCGACGAGGCCGCGCCGAAGCGGGTGCGCGTCGACGTGGACGGAGCGAGCGACGCGGACGAGGACGAGCGACGCGCCGAGGAGGAGGCCGCGGAGGCGGAGCACGAGGGGCGCAAACAGAAGCGACGTTGA
- the pxpB gene encoding 5-oxoprolinase subunit PxpB, translating into MSSSVLILPYGESAFYVDLGVENAPDRAARTHAAASALRQVFPGSDVVVGGGVVVVTNVARSTEAAAALTSAAAGATGFHVPGRTHVIPVAYDGPDLEAVAGVLGVSTEAVVRMHAEREVTVELVGFLPGFGYCGPIDRRLVLPRRGSPRPRVPAGSVGIAGTFTGIYPFDSPGGWNLLGRANAASLFDPGRHPPILLSPGDRVRFEPVAAGEVEAGAARQTIVQNEQYDCALVVEAAPACATVQDGGRAGQLSRGLPPSGPLDPGGHAAANEAVGNPPGAAAIEVPLGAISVRARGDAWISVDGSAPVHLADGESFRVEEGPRAVRYLAARGGIDVPVMLGARATLLVARLGGAGGRALRKRDVLPIGDPSAAGGGPSRRGPAHSDDEIATIVIDEGPHRGRFPADALDVLLSSTFVVSRLGDRVGQRLEGAKIPRSGPDLALPVPMLRGAVQVTTDGTPIVLGPDHPTTGGYPVLAVVRRSSWGALARRRPGERLRFARGS; encoded by the coding sequence GTGAGCTCGTCCGTCCTCATCCTGCCGTACGGGGAATCGGCGTTTTACGTCGACCTCGGCGTGGAAAACGCGCCGGATCGGGCCGCCCGCACCCACGCGGCGGCCTCGGCCCTCCGGCAGGTTTTTCCGGGTAGCGACGTCGTCGTTGGCGGCGGCGTGGTTGTCGTGACGAACGTCGCTCGCTCGACCGAGGCCGCCGCGGCCCTCACGAGCGCGGCCGCGGGCGCGACGGGATTCCATGTGCCCGGACGAACCCACGTGATTCCTGTCGCCTACGATGGGCCGGATCTCGAGGCGGTCGCGGGTGTCCTCGGCGTCTCGACCGAGGCGGTGGTGCGCATGCACGCCGAGCGCGAGGTCACGGTGGAGCTCGTCGGGTTCTTGCCGGGGTTCGGTTATTGTGGCCCCATCGATAGGCGGCTCGTCCTGCCGCGCCGGGGCTCGCCGCGCCCGCGGGTGCCGGCGGGCAGCGTGGGGATCGCGGGGACGTTCACCGGCATCTATCCCTTCGATTCGCCCGGGGGCTGGAACCTGCTCGGCCGCGCGAATGCGGCCTCGCTCTTCGACCCAGGGCGCCATCCGCCCATCTTGCTCTCGCCGGGAGATCGGGTGCGCTTCGAGCCGGTCGCGGCCGGCGAGGTGGAGGCGGGGGCGGCGCGACAAACGATTGTCCAAAATGAACAATACGACTGTGCGCTCGTCGTCGAGGCCGCGCCCGCGTGCGCGACGGTGCAGGACGGGGGGCGCGCGGGCCAGCTCTCGCGGGGGCTGCCGCCCTCGGGGCCGCTCGATCCGGGGGGGCACGCGGCGGCGAACGAGGCCGTGGGCAATCCGCCCGGCGCGGCGGCGATCGAGGTGCCGCTCGGCGCGATCTCGGTCCGGGCCCGCGGCGACGCCTGGATTTCGGTGGACGGCAGCGCGCCCGTTCACCTCGCGGACGGAGAATCGTTCCGCGTCGAGGAAGGCCCGCGCGCCGTGCGATATCTCGCGGCGCGGGGCGGGATCGACGTGCCGGTGATGCTCGGGGCGCGGGCGACGTTGCTCGTCGCGCGGCTCGGCGGCGCGGGCGGGCGCGCCTTGCGAAAGCGGGACGTCCTGCCCATCGGGGATCCGAGCGCGGCGGGCGGCGGGCCTTCGCGGCGTGGCCCGGCGCATTCCGACGACGAAATCGCGACGATCGTGATCGACGAGGGCCCGCACCGCGGCCGTTTCCCCGCGGACGCGCTCGACGTGCTCCTCTCGTCCACGTTCGTCGTCTCGCGGCTCGGCGATCGGGTGGGCCAGAGGCTCGAGGGCGCGAAGATCCCACGAAGCGGGCCGGATCTCGCCCTCCCCGTGCCGATGCTGCGGGGCGCGGTGCAGGTCACGACGGACGGCACGCCCATCGTGCTCGGGCCGGATCATCCGACGACGGGCGGGTATCCGGTCCTCGCCGTCGTGCGGCGCTCCTCGTGGGGCGCGCTCGCGCGGCGGCGGCCCGGGGAGCGATTGCGTTTCGCGCGTGGCTCCTGA
- a CDS encoding 5-oxoprolinase subunit PxpA: MAVSLNVDLGELPGEPEELYSIATMVNVACGGHAGDEATMERACELAREAGARLAAHPSYPDRAGFGRTSISMTSAELSASVRAQVEALARVARRAGISIEAVKPHGALYHDASRDPAIAAALLEGIAAGLGAKVALVGPPEGALARRAAAEGRAYLREGFADRAYGPDGELVPRTQSGALITDPAEARAQALRLSGAGRFETLCVHGDTPGALSIARAVREALVSAGQLEARGRS; this comes from the coding sequence ATGGCCGTATCGCTGAACGTGGACCTCGGCGAGCTACCGGGCGAGCCCGAGGAGCTTTATTCGATCGCGACGATGGTGAACGTCGCGTGCGGCGGGCACGCGGGCGACGAGGCGACGATGGAGCGGGCTTGCGAGCTCGCGCGAGAGGCGGGCGCTCGCCTCGCCGCGCACCCCTCGTACCCGGACCGCGCGGGGTTTGGCCGGACGAGCATCTCGATGACGAGCGCCGAGCTCTCGGCCTCGGTGCGCGCGCAGGTCGAGGCGCTCGCCCGGGTGGCGCGGCGGGCGGGGATCTCGATCGAGGCCGTGAAGCCGCACGGCGCGCTTTATCATGACGCTTCGAGGGATCCGGCGATCGCGGCCGCGTTGCTCGAAGGAATCGCCGCCGGGCTCGGCGCGAAGGTGGCCCTCGTGGGCCCGCCCGAGGGCGCGCTCGCCCGGCGCGCGGCGGCCGAGGGGCGCGCGTATCTGCGCGAGGGCTTCGCGGATCGGGCGTACGGGCCGGACGGCGAGCTCGTGCCCCGCACGCAAAGCGGCGCATTGATCACGGATCCGGCGGAGGCGCGGGCGCAGGCGCTCAGGCTCTCCGGCGCGGGCAGGTTCGAGACGCTCTGCGTGCACGGCGATACGCCCGGCGCGCTCTCGATCGCGCGGGCCGTGCGCGAGGCGCTCGTCTCGGCGGGGCAACTCGAGGCGCGGGGGCGATCGTGA
- a CDS encoding methyltransferase, which produces MTELSLPPHLHVIQLSWGYLYSAALHAVVEIGVADRLESGPRSAASLAEELGVEAQPLHRALRLLATAHVFSEDDDGRFHLTPSADVLRKNAPGSMRDAVLMLAHETFWAPAGKLATTIRTGKTPFTEIFGAPFFDILEKNPEFGRIFHRGMAGFSDTENAPIAASFDFGRFEKIVDVGGGHGGFLIEVLGKNPKARGVLFDAAHVLREARIAAAGLEGRCELATGDFFQSAPGGDCLILKRILHDWTDESAIAILRVCRRALAEGGRVLVIDAVIPRGNAPHPGKELDVLMMASLPGRERTEEEFREMFAAADLRLERVVPTPSALSIVEASAAPSR; this is translated from the coding sequence ATGACCGAGCTTTCCCTGCCTCCTCACCTCCACGTCATTCAGTTGAGCTGGGGTTACCTCTATTCAGCGGCGCTCCACGCGGTCGTCGAGATCGGCGTCGCCGATCGCCTGGAGAGCGGGCCGAGGTCCGCCGCGTCGCTCGCCGAGGAGCTCGGCGTCGAGGCGCAGCCGCTCCATCGGGCGCTCCGGCTCCTCGCGACGGCGCACGTCTTCTCCGAGGACGACGACGGCCGCTTCCACCTCACGCCGAGCGCCGACGTCCTCCGCAAAAACGCGCCGGGCTCGATGCGCGACGCGGTCTTGATGCTCGCCCACGAGACGTTCTGGGCGCCCGCGGGCAAACTCGCGACCACGATCCGCACCGGAAAGACGCCGTTCACCGAGATCTTCGGGGCGCCCTTCTTCGACATCCTCGAGAAGAACCCGGAGTTCGGCCGGATCTTCCACCGCGGCATGGCCGGGTTCTCCGACACCGAAAACGCGCCCATCGCCGCCTCGTTCGACTTCGGGCGGTTCGAGAAGATCGTCGACGTCGGCGGCGGGCACGGCGGCTTCCTCATCGAGGTGCTCGGGAAAAACCCCAAGGCGCGTGGCGTGCTCTTCGACGCCGCGCACGTGCTCCGCGAGGCGCGTATCGCCGCCGCAGGCCTCGAGGGCCGCTGCGAGCTCGCGACCGGCGACTTCTTTCAATCCGCGCCGGGCGGCGACTGCCTGATCCTCAAGCGGATCCTCCACGACTGGACGGACGAATCGGCCATTGCCATCCTCCGCGTCTGCCGGCGCGCGCTCGCCGAGGGCGGGCGCGTGCTCGTCATCGACGCCGTCATTCCTCGCGGAAATGCGCCGCACCCGGGCAAGGAGCTCGACGTGCTGATGATGGCGTCGCTGCCCGGACGCGAGCGCACCGAAGAGGAGTTTCGCGAGATGTTCGCGGCCGCGGACCTCAGGCTCGAGCGTGTCGTCCCGACGCCCTCCGCGCTCAGCATCGTCGAAGCGTCCGCCGCGCCGTCGCGGTAA
- a CDS encoding class I SAM-dependent rRNA methyltransferase, protein MTARDPKPLRLTRTAAASVRRGHPWVYREGLVRPPKLTSGAAVSLASEEGEPLGVGLWDESSPIAVRVFGRSGRLDERALMERIERAFARREAFLSPDTDAYRLCNGEGDHVPGLVIDRYAHVAIVRLDGDHLEPWINRLTSRLARSLHIRGVRSVALRRARDEAGERRIRPLAGEEPEDRVVVRENGMAMEVDLAHGQKTGAFLDQRDNRARVRAFGKGRARALNLYSYAGGFSVAAALGGAAHVTSVDVAAAAHATAQRSFRANGLDPSNHAFVTADAFAFLEAAARRGDRFDLVVSDPPSFAPNERTKPRALAAYRKLHGALAKVLAPGGLLCAASCSSHVSAEEFVGTLDDAALGRDDLSLVAIHENPPDHPTLPAWSEGRYLKFVVLA, encoded by the coding sequence GTGACCGCACGTGATCCGAAGCCGCTCCGCCTCACCCGAACCGCCGCCGCCTCCGTTCGTCGAGGTCATCCCTGGGTGTACCGCGAAGGCCTCGTCCGCCCGCCCAAGCTCACCTCCGGCGCGGCCGTCTCCCTCGCGAGCGAGGAAGGCGAGCCGCTCGGCGTGGGCCTGTGGGACGAGTCGTCGCCCATCGCCGTGCGTGTCTTCGGCCGCAGCGGGCGCCTCGACGAGCGCGCGCTCATGGAGCGCATCGAGCGCGCCTTCGCCCGACGCGAAGCCTTCCTCTCGCCCGACACCGACGCCTACCGCCTCTGCAACGGCGAAGGGGATCACGTGCCCGGGCTCGTCATCGACAGGTACGCGCACGTGGCGATCGTCCGGCTCGACGGCGATCACCTCGAGCCGTGGATCAACAGGCTCACGTCGAGGCTCGCGCGTTCGCTCCACATCCGCGGCGTCCGCAGCGTCGCGCTCCGCCGCGCCCGCGACGAGGCCGGCGAGCGTCGCATCCGCCCGCTCGCCGGCGAGGAGCCCGAGGACCGCGTGGTCGTACGCGAGAACGGCATGGCGATGGAGGTCGACCTCGCCCACGGCCAGAAGACCGGCGCGTTCCTCGACCAGCGCGACAACCGCGCTCGCGTCCGCGCCTTCGGCAAAGGTCGCGCCCGCGCGCTCAACCTCTACAGCTACGCCGGCGGCTTTTCCGTCGCGGCCGCGCTCGGCGGCGCGGCGCACGTCACCTCGGTCGACGTCGCCGCCGCCGCGCACGCGACCGCGCAGCGCTCCTTCCGCGCGAACGGGCTCGACCCTTCGAACCACGCGTTCGTCACGGCCGACGCCTTCGCCTTCCTCGAGGCCGCGGCGCGGCGCGGCGATCGCTTCGACCTCGTCGTCTCGGATCCGCCGAGCTTCGCGCCGAACGAGCGCACCAAGCCGCGCGCGCTCGCCGCGTACCGCAAGCTCCACGGCGCGCTCGCCAAGGTCCTCGCGCCGGGCGGCTTGCTCTGCGCGGCGTCGTGCTCAAGCCACGTGTCCGCCGAGGAGTTCGTCGGCACGCTCGACGACGCCGCGCTCGGCCGCGACGACCTCTCGCTCGTGGCCATCCACGAGAACCCGCCCGATCACCCCACGCTGCCCGCGTGGTCCGAGGGCCGGTACCTGAAGTTCGTGGTGCTCGCCTGA
- a CDS encoding serine/threonine-protein kinase — MSSLGDVGAGHTLGRYELLVPIAQGGMAVVWAARMKGTRGFQKIVAVKTMLPEISQDPQFEEMFLAEAGLASRIRHPHVCEILDLGEQDGLIYIVMEWIDGEPLSQLARASRQKGGIPILVAMRLCLNAALGLHAAHELRDEVTGELVGLVHRDVSPQNILVTYDGVVKIVDFGVAKATTASDTGATKDGQLKGKVPFMSPEQALGKNIDRRTDVFALGIVLYQLLASKHPFRGDNDMITLRRICDKDPAPSLRDSMPSCPELLNDIVMKALEKDADRRYPTMSEFARALDRGIAELKLAGIPDEDVVGFVKNMLGERAEKRRAAIREGLRVADERAEQREQLKAQRAALLAQARANGGTLPPGVLSQMPSIPPGLLSIPPPAGAVHDVATIAHGRASLVPGTITATQGAPSSPTTAAIVADVDGAGAQGGGKKKLALVFAAVGALAIGGAAIAFTQNNGQPPAPATQPAASAQTPPAATPTPSPAPTPTTVASAAPAPTTSAATQPATPSTGATTTKVTTTPTATSTVRSTGTPSVKSTGTTKPGGQDNLPRVRDPGF, encoded by the coding sequence ATGAGCTCGCTCGGCGACGTGGGCGCGGGGCATACGCTGGGGCGGTACGAGCTACTCGTGCCGATCGCGCAGGGCGGCATGGCCGTCGTGTGGGCCGCGCGCATGAAGGGCACGCGTGGTTTCCAGAAGATCGTCGCGGTCAAGACGATGCTTCCGGAGATCTCGCAAGATCCGCAGTTCGAGGAGATGTTCCTCGCGGAGGCGGGCCTCGCCTCGCGCATCCGGCATCCGCACGTCTGCGAGATCCTCGACCTCGGCGAGCAGGACGGCCTGATCTACATCGTGATGGAGTGGATCGACGGCGAGCCGCTCAGCCAGCTCGCGCGCGCGTCGCGGCAGAAGGGCGGGATCCCGATACTCGTCGCGATGCGGCTCTGCCTCAACGCCGCGCTCGGCCTGCACGCCGCGCACGAGCTGCGGGACGAGGTGACGGGCGAGCTCGTCGGGCTCGTGCATCGCGACGTCTCGCCGCAGAACATCCTCGTGACCTACGACGGCGTCGTGAAGATCGTGGACTTCGGCGTCGCGAAGGCCACGACCGCGTCGGACACCGGCGCGACGAAGGACGGCCAGCTCAAGGGCAAGGTGCCGTTCATGTCGCCCGAGCAGGCCCTCGGCAAGAACATCGATCGTCGCACCGACGTCTTCGCGCTCGGGATCGTGCTCTACCAGCTCCTCGCCTCGAAGCACCCGTTCCGCGGCGACAACGACATGATCACGCTGCGCCGGATCTGCGACAAGGACCCGGCTCCTTCGCTCCGCGACTCGATGCCGAGCTGCCCCGAGCTGCTCAACGACATCGTGATGAAGGCGCTCGAGAAGGACGCCGACCGCCGCTACCCGACGATGTCCGAGTTCGCGCGCGCGCTCGATCGCGGGATCGCGGAGCTCAAACTCGCGGGGATCCCCGACGAGGACGTCGTCGGCTTCGTCAAGAACATGCTCGGCGAGCGCGCCGAGAAGCGCCGCGCGGCGATCCGCGAGGGCCTCAGGGTCGCCGACGAGCGCGCCGAACAACGCGAGCAGCTCAAGGCGCAACGCGCCGCGCTCCTCGCGCAGGCGCGGGCGAACGGCGGGACGTTGCCGCCCGGCGTGCTGAGCCAGATGCCCTCGATCCCGCCGGGGCTTTTGTCGATCCCCCCGCCGGCCGGAGCGGTGCACGACGTCGCCACGATCGCGCACGGACGCGCGAGCCTCGTGCCCGGCACGATCACCGCGACGCAAGGCGCGCCGTCGTCGCCGACGACCGCCGCGATCGTGGCCGACGTCGACGGCGCGGGCGCCCAGGGAGGCGGCAAGAAGAAGCTCGCCCTGGTCTTCGCGGCCGTCGGCGCGCTCGCGATCGGCGGCGCGGCCATCGCCTTCACGCAGAACAACGGGCAGCCGCCCGCGCCCGCGACGCAGCCCGCCGCCTCCGCGCAGACGCCCCCGGCGGCCACGCCCACGCCCTCGCCCGCGCCCACGCCGACGACCGTCGCGAGCGCGGCGCCCGCGCCGACGACGAGCGCCGCGACGCAACCCGCGACGCCGAGCACGGGCGCGACCACGACGAAGGTCACGACGACGCCGACCGCGACCAGCACGGTGCGATCGACGGGTACGCCGAGCGTGAAGAGCACGGGCACCACGAAGCCGGGCGGCCAGGACAACCTCCCGCGCGTGCGTGATCCCGGGTTCTGA
- a CDS encoding M20/M25/M40 family metallo-hydrolase, whose protein sequence is MIEAAKAYLRDREEAALVLLEALVRENSFTDEPAGGARVGERLAAELRGIEGVSSVRVRESARYAPHLVARTAAAESSAAGCVAIVGHLDTVFPPGTFEGFRREGPLAHGPGVLDMKGGLVVILEALRALAHVQVLAEVPIRVVIVSDEEVGSPEGKHVIAEELAGASAALVFEAGRAKDLVITSRKGTGSARVVATGKSAHAGNAHADGANAIWALARFVERAQRLTEYGRGVTVNVGTIRGGTSKNTVPDRAECELDFRYERRADGEALFAALVEAAKEAAIAGTTVTVTGGIGRPSLERTAASVALYEAYAACARAAGLGAGEAPLVGGGSDAATTGALGIPSIDGLGPRGSGFHTHEERIEVATLVPKAEALVRFLLGHAPG, encoded by the coding sequence ATGATCGAGGCGGCGAAAGCGTATCTGCGCGACCGGGAAGAGGCGGCGCTCGTGCTGCTCGAAGCGCTCGTGCGGGAGAACTCGTTCACCGACGAACCGGCGGGCGGAGCGCGCGTCGGCGAGAGGCTCGCGGCCGAGCTTCGGGGGATCGAGGGCGTGAGCTCGGTGCGCGTTCGCGAGAGCGCTCGGTATGCGCCGCACCTGGTCGCGCGCACGGCGGCGGCGGAGAGCTCGGCCGCGGGGTGCGTGGCGATCGTGGGGCACCTCGATACGGTCTTCCCGCCGGGGACCTTCGAAGGTTTCCGGCGCGAGGGGCCGCTCGCGCACGGGCCCGGCGTGCTCGACATGAAGGGCGGCCTCGTCGTGATCCTCGAGGCGCTGCGAGCGCTCGCGCACGTACAGGTGCTCGCGGAGGTGCCGATCCGCGTGGTGATCGTGTCGGACGAGGAGGTGGGCTCGCCCGAGGGGAAACACGTGATCGCCGAGGAGCTCGCGGGCGCGAGCGCGGCGCTCGTCTTCGAGGCGGGGCGCGCGAAGGACCTCGTGATCACGTCGCGCAAGGGCACGGGCAGCGCGCGCGTCGTCGCGACGGGAAAATCCGCGCACGCAGGCAACGCGCATGCGGACGGGGCGAACGCGATCTGGGCGCTCGCGCGGTTCGTCGAGCGCGCGCAACGGCTCACGGAGTACGGGCGCGGCGTGACCGTGAACGTGGGGACGATCCGCGGCGGGACGTCGAAAAACACGGTGCCCGATCGGGCCGAGTGCGAACTCGATTTTCGCTACGAGCGACGCGCCGACGGGGAGGCGCTGTTCGCGGCGCTCGTGGAGGCGGCGAAGGAGGCGGCGATCGCGGGGACGACGGTGACGGTGACGGGCGGCATCGGGCGGCCCTCGCTCGAGCGCACGGCGGCTTCCGTGGCGCTGTACGAGGCGTACGCCGCGTGTGCGCGGGCGGCGGGGCTCGGGGCCGGCGAGGCGCCGCTCGTGGGCGGCGGCTCGGACGCGGCGACGACGGGGGCGCTCGGCATCCCCTCGATCGACGGCCTCGGGCCGCGCGGATCGGGGTTTCATACACACGAGGAGCGCATCGAGGTGGCCACGCTCGTGCCGAAGGCGGAGGCGCTCGTGCGGTTTTTGCTGGGCCACGCGCCGGGTTGA
- the lpxA gene encoding acyl-ACP--UDP-N-acetylglucosamine O-acyltransferase, giving the protein MAASIHPLAHVDPEAKLGEGVVVGPFAVIERDVEIGDGCRIDAHAVIAAGSRLGRRNVVHSFVVLGGAPQDRRYAGEPTTLVVGDDNVFREHVTVHRGTGHGGGVTRIGSAGLFMVGVHVAHDAVVGDRVTLANGTLLAGHVVIEDHVVTGGHVAVAPFVRVGARSFLAGGSMVERDVPPFVIAEGNRARVRALNRVGLERSLVPLESRVALKRAFRALFVGDLPRAEALARLASDPDPFVRELVAFLHAPPRR; this is encoded by the coding sequence GTGGCCGCCTCGATCCATCCGCTCGCGCACGTCGACCCCGAGGCGAAGCTCGGCGAGGGCGTCGTCGTCGGCCCGTTCGCCGTGATCGAGCGCGACGTCGAGATCGGCGACGGCTGCCGCATCGACGCGCACGCGGTGATCGCCGCGGGCAGCCGGCTCGGCCGTCGCAACGTGGTCCATTCGTTCGTGGTGCTCGGCGGCGCTCCGCAGGATCGCAGGTACGCGGGCGAGCCGACGACGCTCGTCGTGGGTGACGACAACGTCTTTCGCGAGCACGTGACGGTGCATCGCGGCACCGGGCACGGCGGTGGTGTGACGCGGATCGGGAGCGCGGGGCTCTTCATGGTGGGCGTGCACGTCGCGCACGACGCCGTCGTGGGGGATCGGGTCACGCTGGCGAACGGGACGTTGCTCGCGGGGCACGTGGTGATCGAGGATCACGTCGTGACCGGCGGTCACGTCGCGGTGGCGCCGTTCGTCCGGGTGGGCGCGCGATCGTTCCTCGCGGGTGGTTCGATGGTGGAGCGTGACGTGCCGCCGTTCGTGATCGCCGAGGGCAACCGGGCGCGCGTGCGCGCGTTGAACCGCGTGGGGCTCGAGCGCAGCCTCGTACCGCTCGAGTCACGCGTCGCGCTGAAGCGGGCGTTTCGTGCGCTGTTCGTGGGTGATCTCCCGCGCGCCGAGGCCCTCGCGCGGCTCGCGTCGGATCCCGATCCGTTCGTCCGCGAGCTCGTCGCGTTCCTTCACGCGCCGCCGCGGCGGTAG